ACGATGTACCGGGGCCGGTGCGATGCCGCGGCGAATGGGCATCTTAATACGCCGCCGGGGCACACGGTGGTTTACCTTTCGGGGAATACCATGCATCAAAAAAGTCCCTCCCGGACCGGACAGCGTCCCCCTCCCCTTCTGGAATTTGCCGGTGTCACCGTGATGATCGGCGGTGCGACGATCCTCGATTCGCTTTCGGTGACGATCCGCGAGGGCGAGCATCTCGTCATTCTCGGGCCCAACGGCTCCGGGAAATCTTCCTTCATCAGGACGATCACCCGCGAATACTACCCCGTGATACGGGGCGACGGCGTCACGTTCCGGGTCAGGGGAGAGGATGTCTGGCGGATTGCGGATCTCCGGTCCCTGCTCGGAATCGTCTCCAACGACCTGCAGTACACCTTCACCCGGGAGATCACCGGGCGGGACGTGGTTCTCTCCGGCTTCTTTTCGTCCGTAGGGTTATTCCGGCACGAGGTGACCAAAGCGATGGAGGTAAAAGCGGATGAAATTCTCCGTTTTCTCGAAATCGAACACCTGAAAAACCGCCTGATGACCGAGATGTCGTCGGGCGAGGCACGCCGGTTCCTGATCGGGCGGGCGCTCGTGCATGAGCCGAAGGCGCTCATCCTCGACGAACCCACAAACAGCCTCGATCTGCATGCCCTCCACACTTTCCGGACGACCCTCAGAAAGATTGCCCGCTCCGGTACCGGCATCATCATGGTCACCCACAACCTCCACGACATCATCCCGGAGGTCACCCGGGTTATCC
This DNA window, taken from Methanoculleus sp. SDB, encodes the following:
- a CDS encoding molybdenum ABC transporter ATP-binding protein; this encodes MHQKSPSRTGQRPPPLLEFAGVTVMIGGATILDSLSVTIREGEHLVILGPNGSGKSSFIRTITREYYPVIRGDGVTFRVRGEDVWRIADLRSLLGIVSNDLQYTFTREITGRDVVLSGFFSSVGLFRHEVTKAMEVKADEILRFLEIEHLKNRLMTEMSSGEARRFLIGRALVHEPKALILDEPTNSLDLHALHTFRTTLRKIARSGTGIIMVTHNLHDIIPEVTRVILMKEGRFCADGPKEEILTDENIGGLFSVPVYVREEEGWYYATGY